A single region of the Aeromicrobium chenweiae genome encodes:
- a CDS encoding pyruvate dehydrogenase — protein sequence MSSSTVATQLVDYLVEAGVRRIYGIVGDSLNPVVDAVRRTGGSAKGGIDWIHVRHEEAAAFAASADAQLTGELAVCAGSCGPGNLHLINGLYDAHRSGAPVVAIASHIPSNEIGSGYFQETHPDRVFGECSAFNELVLTAEQAPRMFRGAIRSATSGHGVSVITLPGDIAELPAAGGHVPLLLPDPATVVPDQASVERLAEAINRAERVAIFAGFGVRGAHDEVIALAEQIGAPIGHSLRGKEFIQYDNPYDVGMTGLLGYGAAHAGMHDADLLVMLGTDFPYSQFLPDDVTTAQVDVDASVIGRRTHVDVPVHGDVGATLRALSPLVKRKDDRRFLDRWLAKHDKMMHRVVGAYTRSADTLVPIHPEYAASILDEVADDDAIFTTDTGMCNVWTARYINPTGKRRFIASMLHGSMANALPHAIGAQVAHPGRQVVSISGDGGLSMLLSELLTVAMYRLPVKIVLFDNSTLGMVKAEMLVDGLPDFGVDVPPVDYTAIAAAAGIHARRVEDPSTIKQALEEAFAVDGPALVQLVTDPMALSIPPTVTGEQVRGFAMALSKVVLNGGVGEALQMARSNLRNVPRP from the coding sequence ATGAGCTCCAGCACCGTCGCCACACAGCTGGTGGACTACCTGGTCGAGGCCGGGGTCCGGCGGATCTACGGGATCGTCGGGGACAGCCTGAACCCGGTCGTCGACGCGGTCCGTCGCACGGGCGGATCGGCCAAGGGCGGGATCGACTGGATCCACGTCCGCCACGAGGAGGCGGCAGCGTTCGCCGCCTCGGCCGACGCCCAGCTGACCGGGGAGCTCGCCGTCTGTGCGGGATCGTGCGGACCGGGCAACCTGCACCTGATCAACGGGCTCTACGACGCGCACCGCTCCGGGGCCCCGGTCGTGGCGATCGCCTCGCACATCCCCAGCAACGAGATCGGCTCGGGATACTTCCAGGAGACCCACCCCGACCGCGTGTTCGGTGAGTGCTCGGCGTTCAACGAGCTGGTCCTCACCGCGGAGCAGGCGCCCCGGATGTTCCGCGGCGCGATCCGCTCGGCGACCAGCGGCCACGGCGTCTCCGTCATCACCCTGCCCGGCGACATCGCGGAGCTGCCCGCGGCGGGCGGGCACGTCCCGCTGCTGCTGCCCGACCCGGCGACGGTCGTGCCCGACCAGGCGTCCGTCGAGCGCCTGGCCGAGGCGATCAACCGGGCGGAGCGCGTCGCGATCTTCGCCGGCTTCGGGGTGCGCGGCGCCCACGACGAGGTCATCGCCCTCGCCGAGCAGATCGGGGCGCCCATCGGCCACAGCCTGCGCGGCAAGGAGTTCATCCAGTACGACAACCCGTACGACGTGGGCATGACCGGCCTGCTGGGCTACGGCGCCGCCCACGCCGGGATGCACGACGCGGACCTGCTCGTGATGCTCGGCACCGACTTCCCCTACTCGCAGTTCCTCCCCGACGACGTCACCACGGCTCAGGTCGACGTGGACGCCAGCGTCATCGGACGTCGCACGCACGTCGACGTGCCCGTCCACGGCGACGTGGGGGCGACGCTCCGGGCGCTCTCGCCGCTCGTGAAGCGCAAGGACGACCGCCGCTTCCTCGACAGGTGGCTCGCCAAGCACGACAAGATGATGCACCGGGTCGTCGGCGCCTACACGCGCTCGGCCGACACGCTCGTGCCGATCCACCCGGAGTACGCGGCGTCGATCCTCGACGAGGTCGCCGACGACGACGCGATCTTCACGACCGACACCGGCATGTGCAACGTGTGGACGGCCCGATACATCAACCCCACCGGCAAGCGCCGCTTCATCGCCTCGATGCTCCACGGGTCGATGGCGAATGCGCTGCCCCACGCGATCGGTGCCCAGGTCGCCCATCCGGGCCGCCAGGTGGTGTCGATCTCCGGCGACGGCGGCCTCTCGATGCTGCTGTCGGAGCTGCTGACCGTGGCGATGTACCGACTGCCGGTGAAGATCGTCCTGTTCGACAACTCCACGCTCGGGATGGTCAAGGCCGAGATGCTGGTCGACGGGCTTCCCGACTTCGGCGTCGACGTCCCACCGGTCGACTACACCGCGATCGCCGCGGCCGCGGGGATCCACGCCCGGCGGGTCGAGGACCCCAGCACGATCAAGCAGGCCCTGGAGGAGGCGTTCGCCGTCGACGGTCCCGCGCTCGTGCAGCTCGTCACCGACCCGATGGCGCTCTCCATCCCGCCGACGGTCACCGGCGAGCAGGTCCGGGGCTTCGCGATGGCCCTGAGCAAGGTCGTGCTCAACGGCGGGGTCGGCGAGGCGTTGCAGATGGCCCGGTCCAACCTGCGCAACGTGCCGCGGCCGTGA
- a CDS encoding ATP-binding protein, producing the protein MAALNPDEVAENDRPGRRDRLVAAILRPTTPPLTWGVATAIALIALEILIVHLLTRVAPDSQFGALFLLGVLVISAGWDFGLAVATSVASAIAYAYVHVLENSDSLVPAVMVFTLLALLTNVLVGQSRLRAAESEQRRREADLLAVLARTMLREASSSQMLASASARLSRVLELPAPHAVLGPAEATASPGQRLIVLRDGETPVGSLLVPRELSSTDSRRIRRVVPALEALLAAARDRETLHQQSVTLARQQAALRRIATLVALRVDLGDLYDAVATEIADGIGAEHVAVVAFDSDDQQYTVLAVRDDIAHDGRLLVPGERIAFGGHNVCTLVRDTGAPAVVDYRTATGPVPRRLRNRGFLLGMGVPITIEERVWGTVVVGVTHASPAPDLQARLTDFAELVATAVHNSVTRAQLTESRARVVAAADQARRTIERDLHDGAQQRIVSLGLDLRATQAAVPADLTELRTRLDRSVDALSQIHADLQELSRGIHPAILSRGGLAAALKTLARRSPVPVSLTISIPARLPDPVEVAAYYAVTEALTNAAKYAHATEVTISAVTHEDVLELDVRDDGIGGARPGGGSGLLGLQDRIDVVGGTLTISSPPEVGTTLTIRIPYSPRT; encoded by the coding sequence ATGGCGGCGCTGAACCCCGACGAGGTGGCCGAGAACGACCGCCCAGGGCGGCGCGACCGTTTGGTCGCCGCGATCCTGCGACCCACCACGCCACCGTTGACCTGGGGCGTGGCCACGGCGATCGCGCTGATCGCTCTCGAGATCCTCATCGTCCACCTGCTCACCCGCGTCGCACCCGACAGCCAGTTCGGCGCGCTGTTCCTCCTTGGCGTCCTCGTGATCTCGGCGGGCTGGGACTTCGGCCTCGCCGTCGCGACCTCTGTCGCCAGTGCCATCGCCTATGCGTACGTCCACGTCCTGGAGAACAGCGACAGTCTCGTCCCCGCGGTCATGGTCTTCACGCTGCTGGCCCTGCTGACCAACGTGCTGGTCGGCCAGTCGCGCCTTCGCGCGGCGGAGTCGGAGCAACGTCGGCGGGAGGCAGACCTGCTGGCGGTCCTGGCCCGGACGATGCTCCGCGAGGCGAGCTCGTCACAGATGCTCGCCTCCGCGAGCGCCAGGCTCTCCAGGGTGCTCGAGCTGCCCGCGCCGCACGCGGTGCTGGGCCCGGCGGAGGCCACCGCCAGCCCGGGCCAGCGACTCATCGTGCTGCGCGACGGCGAGACGCCCGTTGGCTCCCTGCTGGTCCCGCGGGAGCTCAGCTCGACGGACTCACGACGCATCCGTCGCGTGGTCCCGGCGCTGGAGGCGTTGCTGGCCGCTGCCCGCGATCGCGAGACCCTCCACCAGCAGAGCGTCACCCTGGCCCGGCAGCAGGCCGCCCTGCGTCGCATCGCCACGCTGGTGGCGCTCCGGGTGGACCTGGGCGACCTGTACGACGCCGTCGCCACCGAGATCGCCGACGGCATCGGCGCCGAGCACGTCGCGGTCGTCGCGTTCGACAGCGACGACCAGCAGTACACGGTCCTGGCCGTCCGTGACGACATCGCCCACGACGGCCGACTCCTCGTGCCGGGCGAACGCATCGCCTTCGGGGGCCACAACGTCTGCACCCTCGTCCGCGACACCGGGGCCCCAGCCGTCGTCGACTACCGGACCGCCACCGGACCGGTCCCCCGGCGGCTGAGGAACCGCGGTTTCCTCCTGGGCATGGGGGTGCCGATCACGATCGAGGAACGGGTCTGGGGCACCGTCGTCGTGGGTGTCACGCACGCGTCCCCGGCTCCCGACCTGCAGGCCCGGTTGACCGACTTCGCCGAGCTCGTCGCGACCGCCGTCCACAACAGCGTGACGCGGGCCCAGCTCACGGAGTCGCGCGCCCGCGTCGTCGCCGCTGCCGACCAGGCACGCCGGACGATCGAGCGGGACCTGCACGACGGGGCGCAGCAGCGCATCGTCTCCCTCGGGCTGGACCTGCGCGCGACCCAGGCGGCCGTGCCGGCGGACCTCACCGAGCTGCGGACGCGGCTCGACCGCAGCGTCGACGCCCTCTCGCAGATCCACGCCGACCTGCAGGAGCTGTCCCGCGGCATCCATCCGGCGATCCTCTCGCGCGGTGGTCTGGCGGCCGCGCTGAAGACACTCGCCCGCCGGTCCCCCGTCCCGGTCTCGCTGACCATCAGCATCCCCGCCCGCCTGCCCGACCCGGTCGAGGTCGCCGCGTACTACGCGGTCACCGAGGCGCTCACGAACGCTGCGAAGTACGCCCACGCCACGGAGGTGACGATCTCGGCCGTGACGCACGAGGACGTCCTGGAGCTGGACGTGCGCGACGACGGCATCGGGGGCGCGCGTCCAGGTGGGGGGTCCGGGCTCCTCGGCCTGCAGGACCGCATCGACGTCGTGGGCGGGACCCTGACCATCTCGAGCCCGCCAGAGGTCGGCACGACCCTGACGATCCGCATCCCCTACAGCCCGCGGACCTGA
- a CDS encoding RecQ family ATP-dependent DNA helicase: MTTEADATTALRRLTGRDDAVFHDGQLEAIEALVDGHRRALVVQRTGWGKSAVYFISTLLLRQRGAGPTLLVSPLLALMRDQVAAAARAGVRAVAINSANPHEWEETRAKLAADEVDILLVSPERLNNPRFRDEQLPALVDRMGMLVVDEAHCISDWGHDFRPDYRRLAELIAKLPDDLPVLATTATANARVVTDVAEQLGAEGEVLTIRGSLARTSLRLGVLELPGARDRLGWLLSHLAELPGSGIIYALTVSNAEDTARLLREGGHAVRAYTGRTDPEQREELERQLKDNEIKALVATSALGMGFDKPDLGFVIHLGAPSSPVAYYQQVGRAGRATDNADVLLLPGREDRDIWTYFATSSMPSEERAAAVIDALGDETLSTPALEARVNLRRSPLELLLKVLDVDGAVRRVQGGWVATGVPWTYDRERYERIAQARAAEQQSMLTYEHDTTCRMEMLQRDLDDPTASPCGRCDNCTTPWYPTGIDAEATQAASSTLDKVGVEIEPRAQWPSGAERLGVEAKGKIPPDDRAEPGRAVARLTDLGWGNVLRELFAAGAPDGPVTDELLGACVRVLKDWGWDERPAAVVSIPSRSRPQLVDSLARGIARIGRLTDLGSLDQVGPEPRGGPGGNSAYRLADVWGTFAVGPALAEGLHDLGGKPVLLIDDRVDSRWTLTVAARELRRAGAGAVLPLALAVVA; this comes from the coding sequence ATGACCACTGAAGCCGACGCCACGACCGCTCTGCGACGCCTGACCGGGCGTGACGACGCGGTCTTCCACGACGGGCAGCTCGAGGCGATCGAGGCCCTCGTCGACGGTCACCGGCGCGCGCTGGTCGTGCAGCGCACGGGCTGGGGCAAGTCCGCGGTCTACTTCATCTCCACGCTGCTGCTGCGCCAGCGGGGGGCCGGCCCGACGCTCCTGGTGTCGCCGCTGCTCGCCCTGATGCGCGACCAGGTCGCCGCGGCCGCCCGGGCCGGCGTGCGGGCGGTGGCGATCAACTCCGCCAACCCGCACGAGTGGGAGGAGACGCGCGCCAAGCTGGCGGCCGACGAGGTCGACATCCTGCTGGTCTCGCCCGAACGGCTCAACAACCCGCGCTTCCGCGACGAGCAGCTGCCCGCCCTCGTCGACCGCATGGGCATGCTGGTCGTCGACGAGGCCCACTGCATCTCCGACTGGGGTCACGACTTCCGGCCCGACTACCGGCGGCTGGCCGAGCTGATCGCCAAGCTGCCGGACGACCTGCCGGTGCTCGCGACGACCGCGACGGCCAACGCCCGGGTGGTGACCGACGTCGCCGAGCAGCTGGGGGCGGAGGGGGAGGTGCTGACGATCCGCGGGTCGCTGGCGCGCACGTCGCTGCGCCTGGGCGTCCTCGAGCTGCCCGGCGCCCGCGACCGGCTGGGCTGGCTACTCAGCCACCTGGCGGAGCTGCCCGGCAGCGGCATCATCTACGCACTGACCGTCTCGAACGCCGAGGACACGGCACGGCTACTGCGCGAGGGCGGGCACGCGGTCCGCGCCTACACCGGTCGCACCGACCCCGAGCAGCGCGAGGAGCTCGAGCGCCAGCTCAAGGACAACGAGATCAAGGCGCTCGTCGCCACCAGCGCGCTCGGCATGGGCTTCGACAAGCCCGACCTCGGCTTCGTCATCCACCTCGGGGCGCCGTCCTCGCCGGTGGCCTACTACCAGCAGGTCGGCCGCGCCGGCCGTGCCACCGACAACGCCGACGTCCTGCTGCTGCCCGGCCGCGAGGACCGGGACATCTGGACCTACTTCGCCACGTCCTCGATGCCGAGCGAGGAGCGGGCCGCGGCCGTGATCGACGCGCTGGGCGACGAGACCCTGTCCACGCCGGCGCTGGAGGCCCGGGTCAACCTGCGCCGCTCGCCGTTGGAGCTGCTGCTGAAGGTGCTGGACGTCGACGGGGCGGTCCGCCGCGTGCAGGGCGGGTGGGTCGCGACCGGCGTCCCGTGGACGTACGACCGCGAGCGCTACGAGCGCATCGCCCAGGCCCGCGCGGCCGAGCAGCAGTCGATGCTGACCTACGAGCACGACACGACCTGCCGCATGGAGATGCTGCAGCGCGACCTCGACGACCCGACGGCCTCGCCGTGCGGGCGCTGCGACAACTGCACGACGCCCTGGTACCCGACCGGCATCGACGCCGAGGCCACCCAGGCCGCGTCCAGCACGCTCGACAAGGTCGGCGTCGAGATCGAGCCGCGGGCCCAGTGGCCGTCAGGCGCTGAGCGCCTCGGCGTCGAGGCCAAGGGCAAGATCCCGCCGGACGACCGCGCCGAGCCCGGACGCGCCGTCGCCCGACTGACCGATCTCGGCTGGGGCAACGTGCTGCGCGAGCTGTTCGCTGCCGGTGCGCCGGACGGTCCGGTCACCGACGAGCTGCTCGGCGCCTGCGTACGGGTGCTGAAGGACTGGGGCTGGGACGAGCGTCCCGCCGCCGTCGTGAGCATCCCGTCGCGGTCGCGGCCCCAGCTGGTCGACTCGCTCGCCCGCGGCATCGCCCGCATCGGCCGGCTCACCGACCTCGGCTCGCTCGACCAGGTGGGTCCCGAGCCGCGCGGGGGACCGGGCGGCAACAGCGCGTACCGCCTCGCCGACGTGTGGGGGACGTTCGCGGTCGGGCCGGCGCTCGCGGAGGGCCTGCACGACCTCGGCGGCAAGCCGGTGCTGCTGATCGACGACCGGGTCGACAGCCGCTGGACGCTGACCGTCGCGGCGCGTGAGCTGCGACGGGCGGGGGCCGGGGCGGTGCTGCCGCTCGCTCTCGCGGTGGTCGCCTGA
- a CDS encoding putative protein N(5)-glutamine methyltransferase: MVDEPGVVARLRAAGSVFAEDEAALLRDSAATSLELESMLRRRVAGEPIEVIVGWADFYGHRVVVEPGVFVPRTRTGVLVDQGVRLLEPGGVAVDLCCGSGAVGLALHHRVDGLQLHASDIDPAAVRCARRNLEPLGGTVHEGDLFAALPGTLRGGVDLVAVNAPYVPTAAIPTMPPEAREHEPRVALDGGADGVALHRRVAADAAGWLSPGGHLVIETSGRQAELTARAMRDAGLVPRIVTDPAVDGTAVIGHAAAS; encoded by the coding sequence ATGGTCGACGAGCCGGGCGTGGTCGCGCGCCTGCGGGCCGCCGGGAGCGTCTTCGCCGAGGACGAGGCCGCGCTGCTCAGGGACTCCGCCGCGACCTCGCTCGAGCTGGAGTCGATGCTTCGTCGCCGGGTGGCGGGGGAGCCGATCGAGGTCATCGTGGGCTGGGCCGATTTCTACGGTCACCGGGTGGTCGTGGAACCCGGCGTCTTCGTGCCGCGGACCCGCACCGGGGTGCTCGTCGACCAGGGGGTCCGCCTGCTCGAGCCCGGTGGCGTCGCGGTCGACCTGTGCTGCGGCTCCGGTGCCGTGGGGCTCGCGCTGCACCACCGGGTGGACGGGCTGCAGCTGCACGCCTCGGACATCGACCCCGCGGCCGTGCGGTGCGCTCGTCGGAACCTCGAGCCGCTCGGCGGGACGGTCCATGAGGGCGACCTGTTCGCCGCACTCCCGGGGACGCTCCGCGGAGGCGTCGACCTCGTCGCGGTCAATGCGCCGTACGTGCCCACCGCCGCCATCCCGACGATGCCACCCGAGGCGCGCGAGCACGAGCCGAGGGTGGCGCTGGACGGGGGAGCGGACGGCGTGGCCCTGCACCGGCGCGTCGCCGCGGACGCCGCCGGGTGGCTGTCGCCCGGCGGCCACCTCGTGATCGAGACGAGCGGGAGACAGGCCGAGCTGACCGCCCGGGCGATGCGCGACGCGGGTCTCGTCCCGCGGATCGTCACCGACCCGGCCGTCGACGGGACCGCGGTCATCGGCCACGCCGCCGCGTCCTGA
- a CDS encoding DMT family transporter, producing MAWAVLIVSGLLEGVWATALGRSDGLSRLTPTVVFGVGLVLSMVGLAVAMRDLPTGTAYAVWVGIGATVTVCAAMATGQETVSLVKILLLAGIVTCVVGLKLAH from the coding sequence ATGGCATGGGCCGTTCTGATCGTCTCGGGTCTCCTCGAGGGTGTGTGGGCCACCGCCCTCGGCCGTTCCGACGGGCTGAGTCGTCTCACCCCCACCGTGGTGTTCGGTGTGGGGCTGGTGCTCAGCATGGTCGGCCTCGCGGTCGCGATGCGTGACCTGCCGACCGGCACGGCGTACGCGGTGTGGGTCGGGATCGGCGCCACGGTCACCGTCTGCGCCGCGATGGCGACGGGGCAGGAGACCGTGAGCCTGGTGAAGATCCTGCTGCTCGCCGGCATCGTCACCTGCGTCGTGGGGCTGAAGCTCGCACACTGA
- a CDS encoding response regulator, which produces MTGTDEAPLQVVVADDDVLLREGLASLLTRSGFDVIGQAGDADSLMTMVRKEPPRLAIIDIRMPPTHSAEGLDAALQIRRELPDVAMLLLSAHVEVEHALELLDGGRGIGYLLKSRVTDVAEFVDTVSRVAEGASIIDPALIQELVSARRRTDPLEALSAREREVLILMTEGLSNAGIGRRLWITEGTVEKHVRNILSKLDLAETPDDHRRVRAVITYLDATS; this is translated from the coding sequence GTGACGGGCACCGACGAGGCGCCCCTCCAGGTGGTGGTGGCCGACGACGACGTGCTGCTCCGTGAGGGGCTCGCGAGCCTGCTGACCCGCTCGGGGTTCGACGTCATCGGCCAGGCCGGGGACGCCGACAGCCTCATGACGATGGTCCGGAAGGAACCGCCGCGACTGGCGATCATCGACATCCGGATGCCGCCCACCCACTCGGCCGAGGGCCTCGACGCGGCGCTGCAGATCCGGCGCGAGCTCCCGGACGTCGCGATGCTGCTGCTCTCGGCCCACGTCGAGGTCGAGCACGCGTTGGAGCTGCTCGACGGGGGCCGCGGGATCGGCTACCTGCTCAAGAGCCGGGTCACCGATGTCGCGGAGTTCGTCGACACGGTCTCGCGGGTCGCCGAGGGCGCGTCGATCATCGACCCGGCCCTCATCCAGGAGCTGGTGTCGGCGCGACGCCGCACCGATCCCCTGGAGGCGCTGAGCGCGCGCGAGCGGGAGGTGCTGATCCTGATGACCGAGGGACTGTCGAACGCCGGCATCGGCCGCCGGCTGTGGATCACCGAGGGCACCGTCGAGAAGCACGTGCGGAACATCCTGTCCAAGCTGGACCTGGCCGAGACCCCCGACGACCATCGCCGTGTCCGGGCCGTGATCACGTACCTCGACGCCACGAGCTGA
- a CDS encoding response regulator, whose protein sequence is MTLTEHRCLIVDDSPTFCAALRDMLEAAGMTVVATASTLDTAVEAAAAHEPDVILVDIDLGGESGFDVVEALHDLHPARPPAVLLISTHDRDDFAEMVEASSAMGFLQKFEISAELIAQTVARGRQCA, encoded by the coding sequence ATGACCTTGACCGAGCACCGGTGCCTCATCGTGGACGACAGCCCCACGTTCTGCGCGGCACTGCGCGACATGCTGGAGGCCGCCGGCATGACGGTGGTGGCGACGGCGTCGACGCTCGACACGGCCGTCGAGGCGGCCGCCGCGCACGAGCCGGACGTGATCCTGGTCGACATCGATCTCGGCGGTGAGAGCGGCTTCGACGTCGTCGAGGCCCTGCACGACCTGCATCCGGCGCGACCGCCCGCCGTCCTCCTGATCTCCACGCACGACCGCGACGACTTCGCCGAGATGGTCGAGGCGAGCTCGGCCATGGGCTTCCTCCAGAAGTTCGAGATCTCCGCGGAGCTCATCGCGCAGACCGTCGCCCGCGGTCGCCAGTGCGCGTGA